AGGCAAAAAGTACAATGATTTTTGTAATAGGAATAATAGTTGGCATACTGTTATCTCAAATGTTAACAAGACATACAAGCATTTATGACAGCAATAGCAGTGCAGCGATATCTAAAAATATACAAAGTGTCGATATGGAGAACCCAATATCACAAAAAGAAATTTTAAAGCAACTGAAAACAAACCCAGCTTTTGATATGTCAGAAATACCAGTTGTAGGTTCCGATATTTACGGACATGTTTGGAAGGATATGGGTACCAAATCAAATTCATTTACTTCATGGGAAATGCCTAAAGAATGGCAAAAATACATCTACACTGAAACAGACAAAACCGATCCTAAATCTATAAACAATGGAGCCAACGATAAATTTTTATATATAACATTGCAAGGCGTTGTCTTTTTATATTTACCTCCTGACGGAAGGTATTGGTGCCCTGTACCGATGTTTGGAGATATTCCACCAGGTTCTTTAATAATTGCACAGCATGTCCCTTTAAAGCCTGCCGTTGAAGCAGGTGTAATTCCTGTATATCATGGTCAAGTATTTATTAAAAGTTATCCATTGCCAAAAGAATGGCAGGATGCGCTAAGATAGTTTTTACAGACTTAATGAGTGCTCAGAAATCAACAAAACAATTAGTCGCAAATATATGATTAAAAAGGTTTAAAGGGGGTCGATTTAGTTGCTCATGATACTAATTTCTGTAATAGCTATAATATATTCGATTATTTCTTTTAAACATCCAAAGCTTAGAATGCCTAAGATTAGATATACTGTGACGTTTTTTCTTTGTATACTTCTTGCGATTCATTTTTACTTAGACTATTTTCGAATAGGGTCGTTTAACTCATTGGTTTTAAATAACTTCGACAATTCAAAAATCGTTTCGGTTATGTTGGCTAAAAATATTGACAATGATAAAAAAAGTATCATAAAAAGTACCAATGATGCAAAAACAATAAATGACTTGATAGTGTATTTAAAGCAATTTAAACTTGTGCAATATAATGGCAAATATACTAGTGCAAATAATTATTCTTACGATATTGTCTTTTATACCAATAAAAAAGATGAAAGAATCGGAATAAGTGTGACCAATGATAAGTATATTGATGTTGCCGTAGACACCACCAAAACTTACCATTTATTCTTTTTTAATTGGTATAATAACATAAATGATTATAAATCTTATAAGATAGTTAACGGCAAGATAAATTCGCATTTTTTAGATTCTATATTAGATTCTATAAAAGATTAATTTCAAAATCTGTGATATTTATCACAAACATTATGTTGATTTTGTTGTATAGTATATTATGGCATATAAATGAATGGAGGTTATCAAATGGTTAAAAGGAAGATAGTAAAGATTGATGAAGAGAAGTGCAATGGATGTGGACTTTGTATTTCACCGTGTGTTGAAAGCGCTATCGTTTTAGTAAATGGAAAAGCTAAAGTCATAAGTGAGGAGCTTTGTGATGGTGCTGGGGTATGCTTGAATGTATGTCCAACAGGTGCTTTGTCCATTGAAGAAAGGGAAGCGGCACCTTTTAACGAAGAAGCTGCATTGAAGCACAAGGCTACCATCAACAAAGATAGATGTTCATATTGCGGCAATAGCGATGACGATGCACCAATCTTGACATATAAATACAAAGGAGAAATAAAGCAAGTCTGTGTAAGATGCCTTCCACATCTTATTCATGGTTAATTCTTTTTGGAATATTAGGCGGTGGTGAAGATGCGCCAAGCTCTTTATGGCGTGGCGAATGGACAACTGTGATGCTATTCATGATTATTTCTATGTCTTCATCACTGCCTTTTGTTTTTTTCCTAAGTTCTACTCTAGGTAGAACTACTGTGACCTCATGTGGCACATCTATGTTTGTCTTTCTTTCTATTTCAATATCCAGACCATAAAGTCTTAGAGTTATTTTGTCATATCCTTTATTTTTTTTAAAGAATTTTTTTATCATTTTTAATAAATCATTTATATTAATCATAATAAAACCCCCAATACAATTTATGAAAAAGTAATATATACGTTCATATAAATGATGATGCATTGTATAAAATAAAGAATTTGATAGAAAATATAGAAAAAGTAATTAAGAAAAGAAAGGGTGTTTTTATGAAAAATAATATGACAGCAGCAAATCTGCGATCTGCATTTGGTGGAGAAAGCATGGCATATCAAAGGTATAAAGCGTGGGGTAAAATTGCTATGCAAGAAGGTTTTGGAAATGTATCAAAATTATTTAATGCAATTGCATACGCAGAAGAAGTTCACGCCGGAAATCACTTTAAAGCACATAAAGACATAGAGGGAGATTTTTTAGTACCAGCAATGGCTGGATTTGGCATAGGAAACACGTCGCTTAATTTAGGTAAAGCTATAAGTGGAGAACTTTTTGAAGTAAATGAGATGTATGCAACTTACATTGCTACAGCAGAATTTCAGCAAGAACAGGAAGCTTTAAAATCATTTACATGGGCTAGAGAAGCTGAAAAAATTCATGCTGATCTTTTCAAAGAAGCCAAGTTATCTGTTGACATGGGCAAAGACGTTAACTTCAATGAAGTACATATTTGCAGTGTTTGTGGCTATACGACAGTAGGACCTATACCTGAGAAGTGTCCTGTCTGTGGGGCAGAAAAAACGAAATTTGTGTCTTTTTAATTTTTTCCAGTAGTCTACTATTGCAATGAAAAGCATTTAGGTATATACCCTGACTTTTGCAGCAAAAAAGGATAAAAAAAGCCCATAAGCCCTTTAAAATGAAGGCTTTCGGGCTTTCTGTTTTTGTCAATAAGTTGTAGTGGAAATGTCATTTTTTTACTTCTCCTAAAATTTTTTTAATCTCTCCTAATGTCATAATCTTTTTCCCAAAATCAATACCTAATTCTTTACCTATATCTTCAAGAACATCATTATTAAAATCAAACAGGTAATAATTTTCTTGTATGTAACTGCAGGATGCTTTTGCTAGACTCTCAAGTATAGCTGAAACAGAATATTTTCCATTTAATCTATATTCAAGTATCCTCACAATTACAAGTGATATAAAGCATATCAGAAAATGAGCATCAATATGCTCTTTTAGTGATAAATACACCGGTCTGCTTTCGATATCACTTTTAGTTATTTTAAAAGATTCTTCTATTTTCCAAAGGCCACGGTACATTTCAATAATTTTATCATCAGATTCTTTGTATTCGCTAGTAACTATTGCATAGTATCCATCAAATCTTTCTTCTTCTTTTAGTTTTTCCTCATCAAATGCTAAGTGTTGATGAGCACTTTCTAATATTTCGCCAGTTTCTTCATCAAAAATGAGATTCTTTACATATTTGGAAGCACCGTAAGATGTAGCTTTATTGTATTTTGCTGGATTTTTAATTAGGTCTTTTGCTTTCTCTATTGTAGCAGCTCGTTCATATTTTGCTTTTAAGGCATACTCTTCACTATAGAAAATAACCTGTTTTTCATCAACTACCTTTTTCATTTTTTTGCCTTTAGTGGTGGTTACTAATATTTCTCTTGGATAAAGTCTGGATTTTATCTTGAAGCTATCTCCTCTGTATGTATATCCATTTTCGTCAAGGACATATTTCTTAAATTCCTTATCCGCACAACGAACAGAATAGCTAAATACATAACCATTACCAGCAGATAAAGTATACCAAATGTTATCGCCAGTAATGATGCCTTTATCAGCAACTACAATAATTCTTCCCAAAGAATAATCATGTTGTATTTTCCTTAACATAGGCATAAGTGTAGTTTTATCTAGAGCATTACCAGGAAAAAGTTTATATGTAATAGGTATACCATTGGTGTCCATAAATAATCCCATCTGCACAATTGGATCTGGTCTATGTTCTTTAGAAACGCCTTTTTTACGCAATTCATCTTGTTCATCAATTTCAAAATAATAATTGGTAACATCGTAATAAACTAGATTAGTATTTCGTTCATATAAAGACTTAATATGCTCATGAACCCAAAGTTGCAAAGCATCACTATGCTTATTGAAAAAAGATAAACATCTGTAGATATCATCCAAAGAAAAATCAGACCTCTCAAAGAATATATCTCTATTCTCATAAGTCTTTTTCTTTGAAGCAGGATACAATAAGCGTGAAAATACGAGAAGTTTCATAATAGCATTAGCATCATACTCTTCTTTTGAATGACGCTGCCTGTTTTTCAAAAATTTATCCAATTCAAGCTCATGATAAATCTTACTAAATGCAGCATAGCCAAAGTTTTTACGGTTATCCGTATTAACCAAAAGTCTTTCATTAGGAGAAAAATTAAGAGCAATTGGAGCCTTTTTCATGGCTTTTTGTTCATTCAATTCTTTAACCTTTTGTTCAAAAAAAGCGATAGGATCATCGTATTGTTTTTGAAGTTCATCGAGGTATCCAAGGGATTTAATAGTAACAGTCCTTGTATGCCCTCTTTCTTTATCGCGATATCCATCTGCAATAGATAAGTATATTCTTCCGGAACTACGTTTGCTTTTCTTTAAATACACATTAAACTCCCCCAATAAAATTCAATATAACTATATTATACCACAATCCATAATAATCCGCAACCAAAATATGACAAAAATTTAAAAAAATTTTACCCGGAATCGTTAGTAAAATTGCTGGTTCCGGGTTACGCTACATAAAATTTTGCTGCAAAACTAGGGAGAAGTGTCCTGTCTGTGGGGCAGAAAAAACGAAATTTGTGTCTTTTTAATTTTTTCCAGTAGTCTACTATTGCAATGAAAAGCATTTAGGTATATACTAAAATCATAATAAAGGTCCTGAGAAGTTTAGTTACGGCAAATTTGTTTTCAACCAACACCATGACATCGGGAATCTAAGTTCAATTACGTATGAATAGCCTACATTGATGGGACTTCAGAAATAATTGACAGGATACCCACTTTAAAAGCGGGCTTGAAAACATAGCCGAACGGCTTCGCGGGATAGACTGGATGTAAAAAAACCGGCAATTGCCGGTTTTTTTTATACATAGATTTAAAAGGTAATTTATTTGTAATATAATCTAGTAAGAGGTGATTTTATGAATTTAAATATTGATGGGAAAACGTATTTCTTTTCTGAAGGTATTACATTGGAGGATATATCACAGAATTTTAAAGATATGCATAAAGCAAAAATAGTTGCGGCAAAAGTGGATAATCTCATGGTTGATTTGTCTACAAAGGTAGACAGGGATTGTGAGATACAATTTGTTGACATGTCGACAGAAGAAGGTATGATGGTATACAGAAGAAGCCTTACATTTGTCTTGATTAAAGCGGTAAAAGACATCTTACCAGATTCAAAAGTCACTATTGAGCACTCTTTAGGTAAAGGATTGTACTGTGAAATACATGGCTCTACAGTGAATAATAGAATAGTTCAAACTATTAAAAATAGAATGAAAGAAATAATTGATGCCGATTATCCTATAGTTAAAAAATATATGGATAAGAAAGAAGCATTAGATTTATTTATGAAAGAGGGCCTTGAAGAAAAAGTAAGTCTTTTTAAGTATAGCGATAAAGAAAAAATTCCTGTTTATTTTTGCGACGATGTTGTCGATTTTTTTTACAGTCCCTGTGTCCCATCCACTGGATATTTGGAACTTTTTGATTTGTTTCTTTACTTTCCAGGTGTGATATTATTATTTCCTGATCCTGCAAAACCTGATATTCTTCCTCGGTTTATGGATGTTCCAAAGTTGGCATCCATATTTAAAGAAGCTGAGGAATGGGCAAATATACTTGATATAGGATATGTAGCATCTTTAAATGATATGATTAAAAATGGCCATGGGAGGGAGCTTGTTTTAATATCTGAGGCACTTCATGAAAAGAAGATTGCCAGCATAGCAGATCATATATATCAAAATAAGATGATAAAGTTAGTACTGATTGCAGGGCCTTCATCATCTGGAAAGACGTCTTTTGTGCATAGATTAAGTGTGCAACTTAGAGTAAATGGCTTAAAACCACTGCCAATATCTCTTGATAATTATTTTTTGCCGAGAGAGCTGACTCCAAAAGATGAATTTGGCAATTATAATTTTGAAACGATTGATGCTTTGGATTTAGAGCTTTTTAACGATCATATAATAAAGCTTATGCTAGGGGAAGAAGTAAAGCTGCCGATCTTTAACTTCAAAAAAGGAGTAAGAGAAGAAAACGGGAAAAAAGTTAAACTTGATAAAAACCAAATAATTCTTGTGGAAGGCATACATGGATTAAATGAAAAGCTAACTAGAGATATACCAAAAGACAGCAAGTACAGGATATACATAAGCGCTTTGACGCAGTTAAACCTTGACGAGCACAACAGAATATCTACTACCGAAACACGACTTCTAAGAAGGATTGTGAGAGACAATCAGTTTCGCTCTAGCGATGCCGAAGAAACAATTCTTATGTGGCCGTCTGTAAGAAAAGGTGAGGAAAATTATATTTTCCCATATCAGGAAGATGCAGATATTATGTTTAATTCATCGCTTCCTTATGAACTGCCTGTTATAAAGAAATACGCTGAGCCTCTTTTAAGAGAGATAGATAAAGACAGCAGGGCTTTTTCGGTTGCACAAGAGCTTTTGGAGATATTAAGCTATTTTGTAAATCTGGAAGATGAATCTGCAATTCCTCCAAATTCTTTAATTAAAGAATTTATTGGTGGAAGCTGTCTTGATGTATAAAAAAGTTCTAAAATGGTATTGAATTAATATGATATTAGTGCTAATATTTTTTTAAGAAGAATTTTGGGCTTTTTGGTAATTTTAATTTTATTGGAAAAAAGGAGGACGATTTTTATGAACATTATTGACCCTGCTGTAGGAGCGATTATCAATTACATTGATAAAGATCCCGAAAAAAATCTACAAACCATGGCCAATCTCATGTCAAAAATAGCTGTATTACCGAGGCACAGACAGCAAATAGAAAGTGTAAAGGCATTTTTAGAAGATAAAGACAGCAATTGGTACAAATTCACGATTAAAGGAATTAAAAATATTGACAAAAAT
The nucleotide sequence above comes from Thermoanaerobacterium sp. CMT5567-10. Encoded proteins:
- a CDS encoding IS1634 family transposase, translated to MYLKKSKRSSGRIYLSIADGYRDKERGHTRTVTIKSLGYLDELQKQYDDPIAFFEQKVKELNEQKAMKKAPIALNFSPNERLLVNTDNRKNFGYAAFSKIYHELELDKFLKNRQRHSKEEYDANAIMKLLVFSRLLYPASKKKTYENRDIFFERSDFSLDDIYRCLSFFNKHSDALQLWVHEHIKSLYERNTNLVYYDVTNYYFEIDEQDELRKKGVSKEHRPDPIVQMGLFMDTNGIPITYKLFPGNALDKTTLMPMLRKIQHDYSLGRIIVVADKGIITGDNIWYTLSAGNGYVFSYSVRCADKEFKKYVLDENGYTYRGDSFKIKSRLYPREILVTTTKGKKMKKVVDEKQVIFYSEEYALKAKYERAATIEKAKDLIKNPAKYNKATSYGASKYVKNLIFDEETGEILESAHQHLAFDEEKLKEEERFDGYYAIVTSEYKESDDKIIEMYRGLWKIEESFKITKSDIESRPVYLSLKEHIDAHFLICFISLVIVRILEYRLNGKYSVSAILESLAKASCSYIQENYYLFDFNNDVLEDIGKELGIDFGKKIMTLGEIKKILGEVKK
- a CDS encoding rubrerythrin family protein yields the protein MKNNMTAANLRSAFGGESMAYQRYKAWGKIAMQEGFGNVSKLFNAIAYAEEVHAGNHFKAHKDIEGDFLVPAMAGFGIGNTSLNLGKAISGELFEVNEMYATYIATAEFQQEQEALKSFTWAREAEKIHADLFKEAKLSVDMGKDVNFNEVHICSVCGYTTVGPIPEKCPVCGAEKTKFVSF
- a CDS encoding ATP-binding protein, translated to MVKRKIVKIDEEKCNGCGLCISPCVESAIVLVNGKAKVISEELCDGAGVCLNVCPTGALSIEEREAAPFNEEAALKHKATINKDRCSYCGNSDDDAPILTYKYKGEIKQVCVRCLPHLIHG
- a CDS encoding nucleoside kinase, whose protein sequence is MNLNIDGKTYFFSEGITLEDISQNFKDMHKAKIVAAKVDNLMVDLSTKVDRDCEIQFVDMSTEEGMMVYRRSLTFVLIKAVKDILPDSKVTIEHSLGKGLYCEIHGSTVNNRIVQTIKNRMKEIIDADYPIVKKYMDKKEALDLFMKEGLEEKVSLFKYSDKEKIPVYFCDDVVDFFYSPCVPSTGYLELFDLFLYFPGVILLFPDPAKPDILPRFMDVPKLASIFKEAEEWANILDIGYVASLNDMIKNGHGRELVLISEALHEKKIASIADHIYQNKMIKLVLIAGPSSSGKTSFVHRLSVQLRVNGLKPLPISLDNYFLPRELTPKDEFGNYNFETIDALDLELFNDHIIKLMLGEEVKLPIFNFKKGVREENGKKVKLDKNQIILVEGIHGLNEKLTRDIPKDSKYRIYISALTQLNLDEHNRISTTETRLLRRIVRDNQFRSSDAEETILMWPSVRKGEENYIFPYQEDADIMFNSSLPYELPVIKKYAEPLLREIDKDSRAFSVAQELLEILSYFVNLEDESAIPPNSLIKEFIGGSCLDV